A section of the Symphalangus syndactylus isolate Jambi chromosome 19, NHGRI_mSymSyn1-v2.1_pri, whole genome shotgun sequence genome encodes:
- the LOC129458892 gene encoding anaphase-promoting complex subunit 10-like has translation KTTTPNKTPPGADPKQLERTGTVREIGSQEIGSLSSCKPGFGVDQLRDDNLETYWQSDGSQPHLVNIQFSNLNWWNQVAGFTFP, from the exons aaaacgACCACACCAAACAAGACACCTCCTGGTGCTGACCCTAAGCAGTTGGAAAGGACTGGAACAGTACGGGAAATTGGGTCACAAGAAATTGGGTCACTCTCATCTTGCAAACCAGGATTTGGAGTGGATCAGTTACGAGATGACAATCTAGAAACTTATTGGCAATCAGATGGCTCCCAGCCTCATTTAGTGAACATCcaattca GCAACTTGAATTGGTGGAACCAAGTGGCTGGATTCACATTCCCTTAA